A section of the Dehalobacter sp. DCM genome encodes:
- a CDS encoding NusG domain II-containing protein — MKKHDIILISIIAIILIGGFVGFKLYQNAHANEPLIAEITQNNLLVERIDLSAVKEARVIKLPGDYEEYVLIEKGRIRFKEAECPDQVCVNTGWLKEPGDIAVCLPNKAIIVIREGK; from the coding sequence ATGAAGAAACATGACATTATTCTGATTAGTATTATCGCAATCATTCTTATTGGCGGTTTCGTTGGATTCAAACTATATCAAAACGCGCATGCTAATGAACCGTTGATTGCCGAAATAACACAGAACAATTTACTGGTGGAACGAATCGACTTATCTGCCGTTAAAGAGGCAAGAGTAATCAAACTCCCTGGTGACTATGAAGAGTATGTGCTCATCGAAAAGGGCCGCATTCGTTTTAAAGAAGCGGAATGCCCGGATCAAGTCTGTGTCAATACCGGCTGGTTAAAAGAGCCGGGCGATATTGCGGTATGTCTTCCAAACAAAGCAATCATTGTGATAAGAGAGGGAAAGTAA
- a CDS encoding methionine gamma-lyase family protein yields MSQSLLPLKINEALLYAEDVLEQQCKLLNPIIEKNHQRVLTAFQDAKVSAYNLNGTTGYGLGDSGRDKLDAVTAAIMGTESAIIRHQFVSGTHAIASALYGVLRPGDHFISVTGMPYDTLQQVIGIKNSVSGSLKDWGVSFDILPLGQDNQIQCDKLTELVTSKTKLFIIQRSKGYEWRNSVSIAQIAEFTAYAKKHFPEVIIFVDNCYGELVEAKEPGHVGVDLMAGSLIKNLGGTLAPTGGYIAGREDLITKAAGRFTAPGINADVGATLDNLRLMYQGLFFSPMTVGEALKAAIFSSAFLAKLGFDVHPSPVDLRTDIIQAVKLNTKEKMLAFCQGLQQGSPIDSHVLPLPSEMPGYTDEVIMAGGTFIQGATSEFSADGPIREPYAVYMQGAISHIYVKSAIVSAALMLEKNNLL; encoded by the coding sequence TTGTCTCAATCACTTTTACCTTTAAAAATTAATGAAGCGTTGCTGTATGCTGAAGATGTTTTGGAACAGCAGTGTAAATTACTGAATCCAATCATTGAGAAGAATCACCAACGTGTTCTTACGGCGTTTCAGGATGCTAAAGTATCCGCTTACAATCTGAACGGAACCACCGGTTATGGTCTCGGCGATTCAGGAAGAGATAAACTGGATGCTGTCACTGCCGCGATCATGGGTACGGAGAGCGCCATTATCCGGCATCAATTCGTGTCGGGCACGCATGCGATCGCTTCCGCGCTTTATGGTGTCCTGCGTCCGGGTGATCACTTTATTTCAGTTACCGGCATGCCCTATGACACCTTGCAGCAAGTGATCGGTATAAAAAATAGTGTCTCCGGCAGTCTGAAGGACTGGGGCGTTTCCTTTGACATACTTCCGCTTGGCCAGGATAATCAGATCCAGTGTGACAAGCTTACGGAGCTGGTAACGTCCAAAACAAAACTGTTTATCATTCAACGGTCAAAAGGCTATGAATGGCGCAATTCGGTATCTATTGCCCAAATCGCCGAATTTACCGCCTATGCCAAAAAGCACTTCCCGGAGGTCATCATATTTGTCGACAATTGCTACGGCGAGCTGGTCGAAGCTAAAGAACCGGGGCATGTCGGTGTGGATCTGATGGCCGGATCCCTGATCAAAAACCTGGGGGGAACCCTTGCGCCTACCGGCGGTTATATAGCCGGCAGGGAAGACCTGATAACCAAAGCAGCCGGTCGTTTTACAGCACCTGGGATCAATGCCGATGTCGGCGCGACACTGGATAATCTCCGATTGATGTATCAGGGATTGTTTTTCAGCCCAATGACCGTAGGCGAGGCGTTAAAAGCAGCCATTTTTTCTTCAGCATTTTTAGCTAAACTGGGTTTTGATGTTCACCCAAGTCCTGTCGACCTGCGAACGGATATCATCCAGGCCGTGAAACTTAATACCAAAGAAAAGATGCTGGCTTTCTGCCAGGGTTTACAACAAGGATCTCCGATCGACTCCCATGTCCTGCCGTTGCCATCCGAAATGCCGGGATATACCGACGAAGTTATTATGGCCGGAGGAACCTTTATTCAAGGCGCCACGAGTGAGTTTTCCGCGGATGGACCGATTCGGGAACCTTATGCTGTCTATATGCAAGGCGCTATCTCTCATATTTATGTAAAAAGTGCGATTGTATCCGCCGCTTTGATGCTGGAGAAAAATAATCTCTTGTGA
- a CDS encoding Gx transporter family protein, with protein sequence MSAKNMTTTKKLAVIAILIAQAAVLHYLESLFPNPLPIPGVKLGLANIITLLALVVFDFKTALQITVMRTILGSLLSGTLFGMGFLMSFSGAVAAAVIMALLLRISKEFHVVLVSIIGAIAHNLGQLLMASFVLHFPGILLYLPVMLLFSVPTGIITGLLLNELVKYIKATNRFDVFLDE encoded by the coding sequence GTGTCCGCCAAAAATATGACAACGACTAAAAAATTAGCCGTCATTGCTATTCTGATTGCCCAAGCAGCTGTGCTGCATTATTTAGAAAGCCTGTTCCCTAATCCCCTGCCAATTCCAGGGGTAAAACTTGGGTTAGCCAATATTATCACGTTGTTGGCCTTGGTGGTCTTCGATTTTAAAACAGCGCTTCAGATCACCGTAATGCGGACAATTTTAGGTTCGTTGCTCAGCGGGACATTATTCGGTATGGGCTTTTTGATGAGTTTTTCCGGGGCGGTTGCGGCTGCTGTCATCATGGCCTTGCTGCTCCGTATCTCCAAAGAATTTCACGTTGTCCTGGTAAGTATAATAGGAGCAATTGCCCATAATCTCGGACAATTGCTCATGGCATCTTTTGTTCTTCATTTCCCTGGGATATTATTATATTTGCCGGTCATGCTCCTGTTTTCAGTACCAACAGGTATCATTACCGGACTTTTGCTCAATGAACTGGTTAAGTATATCAAGGCAACGAATCGATTTGACGTATTTCTTGATGAATAG
- the lepB gene encoding signal peptidase I: MNSPQKIGLKKLGLKSRWKMPPTLRLLREIVEIFLIVFALSWVIKTYLLGFATTTDQSMLPTLNDQNHLVVEKWINKHIASLETGNIIVFTYGNATAAKRVIGLPGDKVEIKSGYTFINGQPIYEPYANTPATYTFLPVIVPQGAVFVINDDRTDPLDSRHYGFIYEKDIVGRAFVCFWPLSYMKTL; encoded by the coding sequence ATGAATAGTCCTCAAAAAATAGGCCTAAAAAAATTAGGCTTAAAATCTCGCTGGAAGATGCCTCCCACTCTGCGGTTACTGCGTGAAATCGTCGAGATATTCCTTATCGTCTTTGCGCTTTCCTGGGTGATCAAGACGTATCTCCTCGGGTTTGCCACAACCACCGATCAAAGCATGCTGCCGACACTGAATGACCAAAATCATTTAGTCGTGGAAAAATGGATCAACAAACATATTGCGTCGTTAGAAACCGGTAATATCATTGTTTTCACGTATGGCAACGCCACTGCTGCCAAAAGAGTAATCGGCCTTCCAGGAGATAAAGTCGAAATCAAAAGCGGCTATACATTTATTAACGGCCAACCGATTTATGAACCCTACGCCAATACACCGGCTACATATACTTTTTTGCCGGTCATTGTACCGCAAGGCGCTGTATTCGTCATCAATGACGATCGAACTGATCCCCTGGATTCAAGACACTACGGCTTTATTTATGAGAAAGATATCGTAGGCCGAGCCTTTGTCTGTTTTTGGCCGCTGTCGTACATGAAGACGCTCTAA
- a CDS encoding ATP-binding cassette domain-containing protein, with the protein MLNIIEINHLNYTYLPGTPYEHPALKDISFAIAQGEFVGIFGPNGSGKSTLAQMLNGLIQPTHGTISICGMSAADAKSRKELWKKAALVFQYPEQQIFQISVFDEVAYGPRNMGLPEQEIKKRVEQALLEVGLNPDAISKQSPTSLSGGIRRRIAIAGMLAIQPAVLILDEPMAGLDAIGRKLILTMIKNRKAKGETTLMISHDLKEMMMITDKIILLDQGTLVFFGSVADLLNQKGILKQYRLQVPDYVQVITALSAKGLPVNMAIRTIEEAGDEIIKFHRD; encoded by the coding sequence ATGCTGAACATCATTGAAATCAACCATTTAAATTACACGTATTTACCGGGTACGCCCTATGAGCACCCTGCGTTGAAGGATATCTCCTTCGCAATTGCCCAAGGAGAATTTGTCGGGATTTTTGGGCCGAACGGATCAGGAAAATCAACACTGGCCCAAATGCTGAACGGATTGATCCAGCCAACCCACGGAACGATTTCTATATGCGGCATGAGCGCAGCAGATGCGAAATCAAGAAAAGAACTCTGGAAAAAGGCGGCTTTAGTCTTTCAATATCCTGAACAACAAATCTTTCAAATCAGTGTCTTTGACGAAGTTGCCTACGGTCCACGGAATATGGGGCTACCTGAGCAGGAAATTAAAAAGAGGGTAGAGCAGGCTTTGCTCGAAGTCGGTCTCAACCCGGATGCCATTTCAAAACAGAGTCCGACAAGCCTTAGCGGCGGAATACGCCGCAGGATAGCGATCGCTGGAATGCTGGCAATTCAACCCGCTGTTCTTATCCTGGATGAACCGATGGCTGGCTTGGATGCGATTGGACGAAAGCTGATTCTTACTATGATTAAAAATCGCAAGGCCAAAGGCGAAACGACGCTGATGATTTCCCATGATTTAAAGGAAATGATGATGATCACTGATAAAATTATTCTGCTTGACCAGGGTACACTCGTTTTCTTTGGCAGCGTTGCTGATCTCTTAAATCAGAAGGGGATCCTTAAGCAGTATCGATTACAAGTACCGGATTATGTACAGGTCATCACGGCCTTGTCGGCAAAAGGATTGCCCGTGAATATGGCGATCAGGACGATTGAGGAAGCAGGAGACGAAATTATTAAGTTTCATCGGGACTAA
- a CDS encoding M23 family metallopeptidase, with product MNDMIKAKDYAKLASISPDLIIECQKKSPNNWQDYVAVTVGIQRTDNTNEKTNKKVREALYQQLDNGIDFKVLNWTSIDKGIKKNAQNCYKLLERYPFYTPGKYLFPIKIKSYYSDTYGAAREGGNRQHEGTDIFNEKGTPIFCVCDGFVEKSGWNRLGGERVGIRGKDGNYYYYAHLDKINEKLAVGDPIKMGDLIGTMGNTGDALTTPDHLHFGIELPNGKWVNPYAWLKVWEHNSDSTIVFNVVNKS from the coding sequence ATGAACGATATGATCAAAGCGAAGGATTACGCCAAGTTAGCTTCAATATCACCGGATTTGATCATTGAGTGTCAGAAGAAAAGTCCGAATAACTGGCAGGATTATGTCGCTGTAACTGTCGGCATTCAGCGTACTGATAACACCAATGAAAAAACAAATAAGAAGGTCAGGGAGGCACTGTATCAGCAGCTGGATAACGGTATTGATTTTAAGGTGCTGAATTGGACGTCCATAGACAAGGGTATCAAAAAAAATGCCCAGAATTGCTATAAGCTCCTGGAGCGCTATCCCTTTTATACACCCGGAAAATATCTATTTCCGATTAAAATCAAATCGTACTACTCAGACACCTACGGAGCTGCCCGAGAAGGTGGAAATCGACAGCATGAGGGCACAGACATTTTTAATGAGAAGGGGACTCCCATTTTCTGTGTCTGTGATGGATTTGTAGAGAAATCCGGATGGAATCGCTTAGGTGGCGAACGTGTTGGTATTCGTGGCAAAGACGGTAATTATTATTACTACGCCCATCTGGACAAAATCAACGAAAAACTCGCAGTCGGAGATCCAATTAAGATGGGTGACTTAATCGGAACAATGGGTAACACCGGGGATGCGCTGACAACCCCGGACCATTTGCATTTTGGTATCGAGCTCCCAAACGGGAAATGGGTTAATCCGTATGCCTGGTTAAAAGTCTGGGAACACAATAGTGATAGTACGATTGTATTTAACGTAGTCAATAAGTCTTAA
- a CDS encoding D-alanine--D-alanine ligase family protein: MSEKTNVLILFGGQSGEHDVSVISAASVCKALNPEKYAVQTMGITKEGKWYWGADPEEWMDAKADITANAVQVAVTLDPQKPGFQAVDGRELPNQGTCDILFPVMHGPKGEDGTIQGLFEMAGFPYVGSGVLGSSLGMDKDRMKAVFKEAGLPIVPHITLLRSKINAASEEAADHIVQEIGFPCFVKPANLGSSVGISKADNREQLVEALLYAAKYDRKVVVEMGVKAREIELSVLGNENAKASIPGEIRPAKDFYDYEAKYLDNSSELIIPAKLDAAMIKLLQTYAVMAFDAVGASGLSRVDFFVTEDNQIYINEINTLPGFTQISMYPKLWEATGIRYPELLDELIRLGFEKFRDDADRRLS, from the coding sequence ATGAGCGAGAAAACCAACGTCCTGATTTTGTTTGGAGGGCAGTCAGGTGAACACGACGTATCCGTTATATCCGCCGCTTCAGTGTGTAAGGCGCTAAATCCAGAAAAATACGCTGTGCAAACGATGGGGATAACAAAAGAAGGAAAATGGTATTGGGGAGCAGATCCGGAGGAGTGGATGGATGCGAAAGCCGATATTACCGCTAACGCTGTACAAGTAGCGGTGACCCTTGATCCCCAAAAACCTGGTTTTCAAGCGGTGGATGGGCGTGAATTGCCCAATCAAGGCACCTGCGATATCCTATTTCCGGTTATGCACGGTCCCAAAGGGGAAGATGGAACGATCCAAGGTTTGTTTGAAATGGCCGGGTTTCCGTATGTCGGATCCGGCGTGCTTGGATCATCCTTAGGCATGGATAAGGACCGCATGAAAGCCGTCTTTAAAGAAGCCGGTCTGCCTATCGTTCCGCATATCACTTTGCTGCGCAGTAAAATAAATGCCGCTTCCGAGGAAGCAGCAGATCATATCGTGCAAGAAATTGGTTTTCCGTGTTTTGTCAAACCGGCGAATCTCGGCTCCAGTGTCGGAATTTCCAAAGCCGACAATCGCGAACAGCTCGTGGAAGCTCTGCTTTATGCGGCTAAATATGACCGTAAGGTTGTGGTTGAAATGGGAGTCAAGGCCAGAGAAATCGAGTTAAGTGTCTTGGGCAATGAAAATGCGAAAGCTTCCATACCGGGCGAAATTCGACCGGCGAAGGATTTCTACGATTATGAAGCCAAATACTTGGATAACAGCTCTGAGTTGATTATTCCCGCAAAATTAGACGCTGCCATGATCAAACTACTCCAAACATATGCCGTCATGGCCTTTGACGCTGTGGGAGCCTCCGGACTGAGCCGAGTTGACTTCTTTGTTACGGAAGATAATCAGATCTATATCAATGAAATTAATACATTGCCAGGTTTTACTCAAATATCAATGTATCCAAAACTATGGGAAGCGACTGGGATCCGTTATCCGGAACTGTTGGATGAACTTATCCGGCTTGGCTTTGAAAAGTTCCGGGACGATGCCGACAGACGTTTAAGCTGA
- a CDS encoding FAD:protein FMN transferase — protein MRKENNQLKFKRDIPLVMISLTIILSLCCSGCSSARNTPVEAEGFYMGTVITEKVYGRNAQKAADEGMKRVEEIQNKMTIQTAGSEIDNLNQAAGNGQFVSLSSDSLFVLKTALKYSALSQGAFDVTVGPLDKAWGIYTNNPRILSQEEVVRLKKLVDYTDIEVNDADNTARLKRAGQVVDLGAIAKGYAGDEVINVFKKYGIKSAFVNLGGNVVTLGSKPDGTPWKIGIKDPRPAAEGDQIGVLQVDNKSVVTSGDYERYVIKNNVRYHHILDPRTGYPSKSGLISVTIVANISIDADALSTSVFILGLDKGMALIRSLQGVDAIMITEDKQIVITPGIKDNFTLTDEGGTYTYHEET, from the coding sequence ATGAGGAAGGAAAACAACCAGTTGAAGTTTAAACGTGATATACCTTTAGTTATGATCAGCCTGACCATTATACTTTCACTTTGCTGCTCCGGCTGTTCTTCTGCGCGAAATACACCGGTCGAGGCGGAAGGCTTTTATATGGGTACTGTCATCACGGAGAAGGTTTATGGCCGTAATGCGCAAAAAGCAGCTGATGAAGGTATGAAGCGCGTGGAAGAAATCCAGAATAAAATGACGATTCAGACCGCCGGCAGTGAGATCGATAATCTGAATCAAGCGGCAGGCAACGGTCAGTTTGTGTCACTCAGTTCCGATTCACTATTTGTATTAAAAACAGCGCTCAAATATTCGGCGTTAAGCCAAGGGGCGTTCGATGTTACGGTGGGACCGTTAGATAAAGCGTGGGGTATATATACGAATAATCCACGAATACTGTCACAGGAAGAAGTCGTCAGGCTAAAAAAACTGGTTGACTATACTGATATCGAAGTGAATGATGCCGACAACACGGCCAGGCTGAAAAGAGCCGGACAAGTTGTCGATCTCGGTGCGATTGCTAAAGGCTATGCCGGAGACGAAGTCATCAATGTCTTCAAAAAATATGGAATTAAATCCGCTTTTGTCAATCTTGGCGGTAACGTCGTGACTTTGGGCTCAAAGCCTGACGGGACCCCTTGGAAAATCGGGATTAAAGACCCGAGACCCGCGGCCGAAGGAGATCAAATCGGGGTCTTACAGGTCGACAATAAATCGGTGGTTACCTCCGGCGATTATGAACGCTACGTTATCAAAAACAACGTACGTTACCACCATATCTTGGATCCCCGCACCGGTTATCCCTCTAAGTCCGGTCTGATCAGCGTTACGATCGTCGCAAATATTTCGATCGATGCCGATGCGTTATCCACTTCTGTCTTTATATTGGGTTTAGATAAAGGGATGGCTTTGATTCGCAGTCTTCAGGGTGTCGATGCCATCATGATTACCGAAGATAAACAAATAGTCATTACACCTGGGATTAAGGATAACTTTACGTTAACAGATGAAGGAGGAACCTATACCTACCATGAAGAAACATGA
- a CDS encoding radical SAM protein, producing MADNQITNSDDMIQLLKTEQDWATADGCSCLSDFFTDPNIWIAYDLFKDLPGKDTLKASPLEQAKEFTIPVDAQRQPVFPEELLLTLGLEGVSSIKVIQRDNKLEILPNIHSLSKLYIEPTSKCNLGCQTCIRNTWNEPLGSMSNEVFDALIEQLKDFRTLRTVMFGGFGEPTFHPNILSMISKLKALGLKVEMVSNGTLLTPELSEGLIKSGLDTLWVSFDGTSADQFENIREGASFEAVVQNLIQFRKLNLESARSQSVTVGIAFVVMKKNINELKDLGSLARRIGAQMVNVSNVIPYTPSMVDQMVCTLDVETIHETNYLGSLPINIPIIDQTEATKEPLYGLFKNCKNISIMKNRVGADTGNCRFIQERCTFVRWDGKVSPCMGLFHSYKTYIGMAKTEREIRHYAVGDIQNDPLKTIWESKEYHEFREKVDTFDFSPCLKCSICDLAEKNEEDCFGNTFPTCGGCLWGQGVIQCP from the coding sequence ATGGCAGACAATCAAATTACAAATAGTGATGATATGATCCAACTATTGAAAACTGAACAAGACTGGGCTACGGCAGACGGGTGTTCCTGTCTGTCAGATTTTTTTACAGATCCGAATATCTGGATCGCCTATGATTTGTTTAAAGATCTGCCAGGAAAGGATACCCTTAAGGCTTCTCCCTTGGAGCAAGCAAAAGAATTCACCATACCTGTCGATGCGCAACGTCAACCTGTATTCCCGGAGGAATTGCTCTTGACACTCGGTTTGGAAGGAGTCTCTTCGATTAAAGTTATCCAGCGTGATAATAAACTGGAGATCCTTCCGAATATACATAGTCTTTCCAAACTTTATATAGAGCCAACGTCCAAATGCAATTTGGGTTGTCAGACCTGTATAAGAAACACCTGGAATGAACCTCTGGGTTCGATGAGTAACGAAGTCTTTGATGCGCTAATCGAGCAACTCAAGGATTTCAGGACATTGAGAACCGTTATGTTTGGTGGATTTGGCGAACCGACCTTTCATCCCAACATCCTTTCTATGATCAGTAAACTCAAAGCGCTGGGACTCAAAGTGGAAATGGTAAGTAATGGTACGTTATTAACGCCAGAGTTGTCTGAAGGCCTGATTAAGAGCGGATTGGATACGTTATGGGTTTCTTTTGACGGGACCAGTGCCGATCAATTTGAAAATATCCGAGAAGGAGCAAGCTTTGAAGCCGTTGTGCAAAACCTGATTCAGTTTAGAAAGCTTAATCTTGAAAGCGCTAGGAGTCAGTCTGTCACCGTCGGCATAGCTTTTGTTGTCATGAAAAAGAACATTAATGAGCTGAAGGATCTTGGAAGTTTAGCCAGACGAATCGGGGCCCAAATGGTTAACGTCAGTAATGTCATACCTTATACCCCGTCTATGGTTGATCAGATGGTTTGCACTCTGGACGTGGAAACCATCCATGAAACAAATTATCTTGGTTCTTTGCCTATTAACATACCGATCATTGATCAGACAGAAGCAACAAAAGAACCCTTATACGGTCTGTTCAAAAACTGCAAAAATATCAGTATTATGAAAAACAGGGTAGGGGCAGATACTGGAAACTGCCGCTTCATTCAAGAGCGTTGTACCTTTGTTCGCTGGGATGGAAAGGTCAGCCCGTGTATGGGACTGTTTCATTCCTATAAAACATATATTGGAATGGCTAAAACGGAAAGGGAAATCAGGCATTATGCCGTTGGTGATATTCAAAACGATCCATTGAAAACAATCTGGGAGTCAAAGGAATACCATGAATTCCGGGAAAAAGTAGATACCTTTGATTTTTCGCCGTGTCTGAAATGTTCGATTTGTGATTTAGCCGAGAAGAACGAAGAAGACTGTTTTGGCAACACATTCCCTACCTGCGGCGGCTGCTTATGGGGACAAGGCGTTATCCAGTGCCCGTAA
- a CDS encoding LysM peptidoglycan-binding domain-containing protein — translation MKRIALIAIIFLIIMIAVPLVSTANSTVPDKSATLYYKAVTVQQGDTLWGLTAESNNVTNINELVTKTMKYNSLHSTYIEPGQVIYVAVRI, via the coding sequence ATGAAAAGAATTGCGCTTATCGCTATCATATTTTTAATCATCATGATAGCCGTACCCCTTGTCTCAACGGCAAACAGTACAGTTCCGGACAAATCCGCTACACTGTATTACAAAGCGGTCACTGTACAACAAGGAGATACACTCTGGGGACTAACAGCGGAATCGAATAATGTCACGAATATCAATGAACTGGTCACAAAAACAATGAAGTATAATAGCCTTCACAGCACGTATATTGAACCGGGTCAGGTCATTTATGTTGCGGTGCGTATCTAA
- a CDS encoding energy-coupling factor transporter ATPase, which produces MTQQVADQRIELIGVTRQYKRVGLEDALALNDINLSITRGEYVGLLGMNGSGKSTLARLFNGLIKPTAGSVLIDGLDTRDPDNTSEIRRRVGIVFQNPDNQLISPVVEEEIAFGLENLNLPLYDIDERIDHALASVGLTEKRFHAPHLLSGGQKQRVALASVLAMRPNYLVLDEPTSMLDQQSRSELLDQLRILNEQGMTIILISHNPEDLLQADRLIVLDAGCVYTEGSPEHVYADEKLALLGIETPGIYLLMAYLRMKGYPVKENVRSMEELVAELC; this is translated from the coding sequence ATGACGCAGCAGGTTGCGGATCAAAGAATTGAATTAATCGGGGTTACCAGACAATACAAACGCGTTGGTTTGGAAGACGCACTTGCGCTGAATGATATTAACCTTAGCATCACCCGGGGGGAATATGTCGGTTTACTCGGCATGAACGGATCCGGAAAATCAACTTTGGCCCGTCTTTTTAACGGGTTGATCAAGCCGACAGCGGGATCAGTCCTCATTGATGGGCTGGACACACGCGATCCGGATAACACGTCAGAAATACGGCGTCGGGTCGGTATAGTTTTTCAAAACCCAGATAATCAATTAATCAGTCCGGTTGTCGAGGAAGAAATTGCTTTCGGCCTGGAAAATTTGAACTTACCTTTATATGATATCGACGAACGAATTGATCACGCCCTGGCGTCAGTCGGTTTGACCGAAAAACGTTTTCATGCCCCGCATTTATTATCGGGCGGCCAAAAACAACGCGTCGCCTTAGCCTCCGTATTAGCCATGCGTCCAAATTATCTTGTTTTGGATGAACCGACATCGATGCTCGATCAACAAAGCCGATCCGAACTCTTGGATCAGCTAAGAATCCTTAATGAACAAGGGATGACAATTATTCTGATCAGCCATAATCCGGAGGATCTGCTTCAAGCCGACCGCTTAATTGTCCTGGACGCAGGTTGTGTATATACTGAAGGTTCGCCGGAACACGTCTACGCCGATGAAAAACTGGCATTATTGGGAATTGAAACTCCCGGTATTTATTTGCTGATGGCTTATCTGCGTATGAAAGGATATCCGGTCAAAGAAAATGTACGATCAATGGAAGAGTTGGTAGCTGAACTATGCTGA
- a CDS encoding energy-coupling factor transporter transmembrane component T family protein yields MSGIRLGQYIHGNSLIHSLDPRTKIVCCLLMIIAVVIAHQWYYLLFFLLLILITIGAAGLHLGSILKSLFKMKYLFLFTLIFQAFLTAGDPIFTVGKLGVTPEGLILGALNVVRLIILFMGSMIVLMTTSPLKLAAGIELLLQPLAKIKIPVYNFSTILSISFRFIPTLFEEASTIKNAQSSRGAQFESPNLIVRIKSYMAILIPLFEASLVKAADLGEAMDSRCFSPHLNTLRVSRLHMGRKDIIVLCFMILITASGIVLTVYR; encoded by the coding sequence ATGTCGGGTATCCGATTAGGCCAATACATTCATGGCAATTCATTAATCCATTCCTTAGATCCACGGACTAAAATTGTATGTTGTCTGCTGATGATCATTGCTGTGGTCATTGCTCATCAATGGTACTATTTACTCTTTTTCCTCTTGCTGATTCTTATTACGATAGGGGCTGCAGGCCTACATCTGGGGTCTATTCTCAAGTCGCTGTTCAAAATGAAGTATTTATTTCTATTTACGCTTATTTTTCAGGCCTTTTTGACTGCCGGTGATCCTATTTTTACTGTCGGCAAGCTGGGCGTTACGCCAGAAGGGCTCATTCTCGGGGCCCTTAATGTCGTTCGGCTTATCATCCTCTTTATGGGTTCTATGATTGTGCTGATGACCACGTCACCCTTAAAATTAGCCGCAGGGATCGAATTATTACTGCAGCCTCTCGCTAAAATTAAGATTCCGGTCTATAATTTTTCAACGATCCTCAGTATATCTTTCCGATTTATTCCGACGTTATTTGAGGAAGCCTCAACTATCAAGAATGCGCAGTCTTCCCGGGGAGCGCAATTTGAATCTCCAAACCTGATTGTCCGCATAAAAAGCTATATGGCTATCTTGATTCCGTTATTTGAAGCGTCTTTAGTTAAAGCGGCTGATTTGGGAGAAGCGATGGACAGTCGGTGTTTCTCGCCGCATCTGAACACGCTGCGCGTGAGCCGTTTGCATATGGGCAGGAAAGATATTATTGTCTTATGCTTCATGATTTTAATCACGGCTTCAGGAATAGTCCTGACTGTCTACCGCTAG
- the lexA gene encoding transcriptional repressor LexA: protein MTTDISSRQMQILDIIKKEIALKGYPPSVREIGEAVGLTSSSTVHNHLNILEEKGYIRRDPTKPRAIEVLDSFNEYSGSRKIVHVPVVGRVTAGEPILAIENIEDSFPVPYDMVKSDTCFMLKVQGESMIEAGILDDDLILVRQQQNAINGDIVVALLADGPEEGATVKRFYKEKNMIRLQPENQYMEPIYSQNVTVLGKVIGLFRNI, encoded by the coding sequence ATGACGACGGATATATCTTCACGCCAAATGCAGATCCTGGATATTATTAAGAAAGAAATTGCGCTCAAAGGTTATCCCCCATCTGTGAGGGAAATCGGAGAAGCGGTTGGTCTTACTTCCAGTTCCACAGTGCATAATCATTTAAACATACTTGAGGAAAAGGGCTATATTCGACGCGACCCCACGAAACCGCGTGCCATCGAAGTCCTTGATTCTTTCAATGAATATTCCGGTTCCAGAAAGATCGTGCATGTGCCGGTTGTCGGCCGTGTAACAGCCGGAGAGCCAATCCTGGCTATTGAAAATATTGAAGACTCCTTCCCTGTTCCCTATGATATGGTCAAATCGGATACCTGCTTTATGCTCAAGGTTCAAGGAGAAAGTATGATTGAAGCAGGAATACTGGACGATGATCTCATTCTGGTCAGACAGCAGCAGAATGCCATTAATGGTGATATCGTCGTTGCCCTGCTTGCGGATGGCCCGGAGGAAGGTGCTACTGTTAAACGTTTTTATAAAGAAAAAAATATGATTCGTCTCCAACCGGAGAATCAATATATGGAGCCCATTTACTCCCAAAACGTGACTGTGCTCGGTAAGGTTATCGGGTTATTCCGAAATATTTAG